In one Mucilaginibacter ginsenosidivorax genomic region, the following are encoded:
- a CDS encoding murein L,D-transpeptidase catalytic domain family protein, whose protein sequence is MRKCFWGLILAVLLFSATVISWRSPGANKSNGGVNSGLAAKELFNQYVNSLYVAAGLQGSGLAFDVFEKAFTGYTNLKLSHKIPENSAVLTIVDFSKSSREKRMWIVNLFSKQLLLNTWVAHGSGSGMEMAEHFSDRNDSHQSSLGFYLTDNVYMGKHGRSLHLDGLDSGFNASARFRDIVVHAAKYVGQSAIDQQGRLGRSFGCPAVAPNVVDFVINTIQGKSVLFINGNDETYTSKYLDETAPLNQVAADSTSFDIAKL, encoded by the coding sequence ATGAGGAAATGTTTTTGGGGCTTAATATTGGCGGTTCTTTTATTTTCTGCAACAGTTATTAGCTGGAGATCGCCGGGTGCTAACAAATCAAACGGAGGAGTAAATTCTGGTCTTGCTGCAAAGGAATTATTCAACCAGTACGTAAACAGCCTGTATGTGGCAGCGGGGTTACAAGGATCGGGGTTAGCTTTTGATGTATTCGAAAAAGCCTTTACAGGTTATACCAATCTGAAATTATCGCATAAAATTCCCGAAAATAGCGCGGTGCTAACTATAGTCGATTTTAGTAAATCGAGTCGCGAGAAACGCATGTGGATTGTTAATTTATTCAGTAAGCAATTGTTGTTAAACACCTGGGTAGCTCATGGATCAGGAAGTGGGATGGAAATGGCCGAGCATTTTTCTGATCGTAACGACTCGCACCAAAGCAGCCTGGGCTTTTATCTTACCGATAATGTTTATATGGGCAAACATGGCCGCTCGTTGCATTTGGATGGTTTAGATTCTGGTTTCAATGCCAGCGCCCGTTTTCGCGATATTGTAGTTCATGCGGCAAAGTACGTTGGGCAAAGTGCTATTGACCAGCAAGGGCGTTTAGGCCGCAGTTTTGGCTGCCCGGCGGTAGCACCAAATGTTGTTGATTTTGTAATCAATACTATCCAGGGTAAATCGGTGCTGTTTATAAACGGTAACGACGAAACTTACACATCAAAATACCTGGATGAAACGGCACCTTTAAACCAGGTAGCAGCCGATTCTACATCTTTTGATATAGCAAAGCTATAA
- a CDS encoding DUF1573 domain-containing protein has protein sequence MKKILMICAVVLGFAFTASAQDNQKAEFKFNEEKHDFGKVPQGTPVTTVFEFTNIGKEPLILTEVRPTCGCTIADYTKTPVKSGDKGLIKITYNAAVAAPFNKTIVVKSNAVTPEKYLNIIGEVIAKPASSK, from the coding sequence ATGAAAAAGATATTAATGATCTGCGCAGTTGTTTTAGGTTTTGCCTTCACTGCATCGGCACAAGATAACCAAAAAGCCGAGTTTAAATTCAACGAAGAAAAGCACGACTTTGGTAAAGTACCCCAGGGAACACCTGTTACTACTGTTTTTGAATTTACAAACATTGGTAAAGAGCCACTTATACTTACGGAAGTAAGGCCAACCTGCGGCTGTACCATTGCCGATTATACCAAAACGCCTGTAAAAAGCGGTGATAAAGGTTTAATTAAAATCACTTACAATGCTGCAGTAGCTGCCCCGTTTAACAAAACCATTGTAGTTAAATCAAATGCGGTTACGCCCGAAAAGTACTTGAATATTATAGGCGAGGTTATTGCCAAACCAGCTTCAAGCAAATAA
- a CDS encoding M1 family metallopeptidase: MKLRYTIYLLFSIAYFANAQTLTSGGKLKPEQAIMDVRHYTIALNVDPVQKTIDGYTTIDVIMAQPTKVLFFDLLDSLKISNILVNGKKETFSYQNNLITINTAKELPAGKASIKVIYGGKPHVARRPPWDDGFTWTKDSTGHAWVAVTAEGTGGKLYFPCKDHPSDEPNDGVDMLITVPKDLVVAGPGLLQKVTKSGDKATYHWKTNYSINNYSILFNVGDYTVVSRPYKTVNGTTVPIQFYVLKEDATKANRHLDIFEQTIRIQEKYFGEYPWAKEKIGIAETPHLGMEHQTMNAYGNKFRYSKLGGKDFDWLMHHEFGHEWWGNKVTAKDWADYWIHEGICTFGDAMPIRDLEGEQAYIKHFQQAALSFGNKIPLVIGKDIDEEAAYNGDIYGKGAFFMHTLRYIMGDTIFFPTIKSFVTNPKYTYSNMVATADVQEYFSKAAGIDLKPLFDLYIYSVNKLEVHVTAKRGDKYLIQLQNIDMPLPIDISADGLTRRYTLDKKGLTIASKTIPVIDPDTYYLKKLIIE, from the coding sequence ATGAAATTGCGTTATACAATCTATCTCCTATTCTCTATCGCGTACTTCGCTAATGCCCAAACCCTAACCTCGGGCGGCAAGCTCAAACCCGAGCAAGCCATTATGGATGTGCGCCATTACACCATCGCCTTAAATGTCGATCCGGTTCAAAAAACGATAGATGGTTATACCACCATTGATGTGATTATGGCGCAACCCACTAAGGTGTTGTTTTTTGATCTGTTGGATTCCTTAAAGATCAGCAACATATTGGTAAATGGTAAAAAGGAAACCTTCTCTTACCAAAACAACCTCATCACCATCAATACTGCCAAGGAATTACCTGCCGGCAAAGCCAGCATTAAAGTGATATATGGTGGCAAGCCCCATGTTGCCCGTCGACCGCCCTGGGATGATGGATTTACGTGGACAAAAGACTCTACCGGGCATGCCTGGGTTGCCGTTACAGCCGAGGGCACCGGGGGTAAACTTTATTTTCCGTGCAAGGATCATCCTTCGGATGAGCCAAATGACGGTGTTGATATGCTGATAACCGTACCTAAAGACCTGGTAGTTGCCGGCCCGGGCTTGCTGCAAAAAGTGACTAAAAGCGGCGATAAGGCTACTTATCATTGGAAAACCAACTATAGCATCAACAATTACAGCATTCTATTTAATGTTGGCGATTATACCGTTGTAAGCAGGCCATATAAAACGGTTAATGGAACTACCGTACCCATCCAGTTTTATGTATTAAAGGAGGATGCCACCAAGGCCAACCGTCACCTGGATATTTTCGAGCAAACCATTCGGATACAGGAAAAGTACTTTGGCGAATATCCGTGGGCTAAAGAGAAAATAGGCATAGCCGAAACACCGCACCTGGGTATGGAGCATCAAACCATGAATGCTTATGGCAACAAGTTCAGGTACAGTAAACTCGGCGGCAAAGATTTTGACTGGCTGATGCATCATGAATTTGGCCACGAATGGTGGGGCAACAAAGTAACCGCAAAAGATTGGGCCGATTACTGGATCCACGAAGGTATTTGCACCTTTGGCGATGCTATGCCCATACGGGATTTGGAAGGCGAACAAGCTTATATTAAACACTTCCAGCAAGCTGCACTTTCATTTGGCAACAAAATCCCTTTGGTGATAGGAAAAGATATCGACGAAGAGGCGGCTTATAACGGCGACATTTATGGCAAAGGTGCTTTTTTCATGCATACTTTACGATATATTATGGGCGATACCATCTTCTTCCCCACTATTAAAAGCTTTGTTACAAATCCCAAATACACCTACAGCAACATGGTTGCCACTGCGGATGTGCAGGAATATTTTAGCAAAGCAGCTGGTATTGATTTGAAACCTTTGTTCGATCTCTATATTTATTCTGTTAATAAGCTCGAAGTTCATGTAACTGCAAAACGCGGCGATAAGTACCTCATCCAGCTTCAAAATATTGACATGCCTTTGCCTATCGACATTAGTGCCGATGGACTGACCAGGCGATACACCCTGGACAAAAAGGGACTAACAATAGCCAGCAAAACTATTCCGGTTATTGATCCGGATACTTATTATTTGAAAAAGCTGATCATCGAGTAA
- a CDS encoding polyprenyl synthetase family protein, whose protein sequence is MKQLTELHAMVSKAVDELTFPAYPTDLYEPISYILSLGGKRLRPALLLMACDLFGGDVEKAIEPALAIEVFHNFTLMHDDIMDKAPLRRGKITVHEKWNANVAILSGDAMMVEANKFMMKVDDAILRRVMDVFNETATGVCEGQQIDMSFEQRNNVLIDEYLDMIRLKTAVLLGGTLKIGAIIGGATSTDAQLLYSFGVNLGIAFQLQDDILDVYGDPEKFGKQVGGDILSNKKTYLLIKALELANGDDANMLDHWLSVEQFNATEKVAAVTGVYDRLDIRNYAEDAMQTYADAAFNALDQIDLSEDRRQYLRQFADNLLVREY, encoded by the coding sequence ATGAAACAACTTACAGAACTACATGCCATGGTAAGCAAGGCTGTAGACGAACTTACTTTTCCGGCATATCCTACCGATCTTTACGAACCTATAAGCTATATACTTTCGCTTGGCGGTAAACGCCTGCGCCCTGCCCTGTTACTAATGGCCTGCGACCTGTTTGGCGGCGATGTGGAAAAAGCGATAGAGCCCGCCCTGGCCATTGAAGTATTCCATAACTTTACGCTGATGCACGATGACATTATGGATAAAGCTCCCTTGCGCCGTGGTAAAATTACAGTACACGAAAAATGGAACGCCAACGTGGCCATACTATCCGGCGATGCCATGATGGTAGAGGCCAACAAATTCATGATGAAGGTTGACGATGCAATTTTGCGCCGGGTAATGGATGTTTTTAACGAAACTGCCACAGGCGTATGCGAAGGCCAACAAATAGACATGAGTTTTGAGCAGCGCAACAATGTACTCATCGACGAGTATCTTGACATGATACGGCTTAAAACCGCCGTACTGTTAGGGGGAACGCTAAAAATAGGCGCAATTATTGGAGGCGCTACGTCAACAGATGCACAATTATTGTATAGCTTCGGCGTAAACCTGGGTATCGCTTTCCAGTTACAGGATGATATACTGGATGTTTACGGCGACCCGGAAAAATTTGGCAAACAGGTTGGCGGTGATATACTATCCAATAAAAAAACCTACTTACTTATAAAAGCGCTTGAGCTGGCTAACGGTGACGACGCCAATATGCTTGACCACTGGCTAAGCGTGGAACAATTTAACGCCACAGAAAAAGTTGCAGCGGTGACAGGTGTTTACGACAGACTTGACATCAGGAATTATGCCGAAGATGCCATGCAAACCTACGCCGATGCGGCCTTTAACGCCTTAGATCAGATCGACCTTTCAGAAGATCGCAGGCAATATTTAAGGCAGTTTGCAGATAATTTGCTGGTGAGGGAGTATTGA
- a CDS encoding energy transducer TonB, with protein sequence MKKVLFLVAIILMGFSANAQKTNQDTSQVYNEVDKLPEFPGGTDAFKAYVNSSLKKSNRKDTSTGMVVVTFVIEKDGSPTNPIITLSFNPEADSIAIKIVGNSPKWKPGINNGNKVRTKFSVPVKFGAPTGGPPDVKELKN encoded by the coding sequence ATGAAAAAGGTTTTATTTTTGGTAGCTATTATTCTGATGGGATTTTCTGCAAATGCTCAAAAAACAAATCAGGACACTTCTCAAGTATACAACGAGGTTGATAAACTTCCGGAATTCCCTGGTGGTACTGATGCCTTTAAAGCTTATGTCAACTCAAGTCTAAAAAAATCAAACAGAAAAGATACCTCCACAGGAATGGTAGTTGTAACTTTTGTAATTGAAAAAGATGGTAGTCCAACCAATCCAATTATTACCTTGAGTTTTAATCCTGAGGCAGATTCCATTGCAATCAAAATAGTGGGCAACAGCCCAAAATGGAAACCTGGTATTAATAATGGGAATAAAGTAAGAACCAAATTCTCCGTTCCTGTTAAATTTGGGGCGCCTACTGGCGGCCCTCCCGATGTTAAAGAGCTAAAAAATTAA
- a CDS encoding L,D-transpeptidase scaffold domain-containing protein, producing MPPVTTNKQTLSIILISFFALLLTIQSCKEKHNKIATNLFKATQNKVFKDLDDDAYIAVFKKELGDEKLKLSNEPAIEAYYKANNYLPVFVMNHLANGDLDAIPDFYSKADEHGIDPELFHPGELKAMIAKFHDKTSISNTDEAYHELAKLELLTTSTLTKYANAVQFGVVNPKKIYSRYFTATKHPDSVSMKATLMAADTKAYLDSIQPKDPQYLALQKAYLHGDTFDGLSKEETQRYLLVNMERLRWRNKPYEPKYVYVNIPDYRLDVFENGKSILNMKVCVGQGRNMDGQNSLGKYDDTCAIDKPFPRETPQLNSLIHSVDVNPVWNIPRSIATKEIIIEAAKDRYYLSNKNIDVYKDGKLIDDPEDIDWTSVTKDNLDYDFKQRPGEDNSLGKIKFLFKNKSSVYLHDTPAKFAFGKAMRAVSHGCVRLGDPQALAKNLFGEGEDFDTIVADMAADNPDPTSIALPKKTPIYITYVTCWADEGGTLQYRQDVYGLDIVLYDHLKKFLSK from the coding sequence ATGCCTCCCGTCACGACAAACAAACAAACACTTTCCATTATACTTATTTCCTTTTTTGCTTTATTGTTAACCATACAAAGCTGTAAAGAAAAGCATAATAAAATAGCCACTAATCTTTTTAAAGCAACACAAAACAAGGTTTTTAAAGATCTTGACGACGACGCATATATCGCTGTATTCAAAAAAGAATTGGGGGATGAAAAATTAAAGTTATCCAACGAGCCTGCCATTGAGGCTTATTATAAGGCCAATAATTACCTGCCCGTATTTGTAATGAACCACCTGGCCAACGGCGACCTGGATGCGATACCTGATTTTTACAGTAAAGCTGATGAACACGGCATTGATCCTGAATTATTTCATCCCGGAGAACTAAAGGCTATGATTGCCAAATTTCATGACAAAACCAGTATTAGTAATACCGACGAAGCTTATCATGAGCTTGCTAAACTGGAACTGCTGACAACCAGCACCCTTACAAAATACGCCAATGCCGTACAATTTGGCGTGGTTAACCCCAAAAAAATCTATTCAAGATATTTTACTGCTACCAAACACCCCGACAGCGTATCAATGAAAGCCACATTGATGGCTGCAGATACTAAGGCGTACCTGGATAGCATACAACCTAAAGACCCTCAGTACCTTGCGCTTCAAAAAGCGTACCTGCACGGCGATACGTTTGACGGTTTATCAAAGGAAGAAACCCAACGGTATCTGTTGGTTAATATGGAACGTTTACGTTGGCGAAATAAACCATATGAGCCCAAATATGTATATGTAAACATCCCTGATTACAGGCTTGATGTTTTTGAAAATGGAAAATCGATACTAAATATGAAGGTTTGTGTTGGGCAAGGCCGAAACATGGACGGACAAAACAGTTTGGGTAAATATGATGATACCTGTGCAATTGATAAACCATTCCCGCGCGAAACGCCTCAGTTAAACAGCCTCATTCACAGCGTAGACGTAAACCCGGTATGGAATATACCACGCAGCATAGCTACAAAGGAAATTATTATAGAAGCTGCCAAAGACAGGTATTACCTATCTAACAAGAACATTGATGTATATAAAGATGGAAAACTGATTGATGATCCCGAAGATATTGATTGGACTTCTGTTACTAAAGATAACCTTGACTATGATTTTAAACAACGCCCTGGTGAGGACAATTCTTTAGGCAAAATCAAATTCCTGTTTAAAAACAAAAGCAGCGTTTACCTGCATGATACTCCTGCAAAATTCGCATTCGGAAAAGCCATGCGGGCCGTAAGCCATGGTTGTGTACGCCTTGGAGACCCACAGGCACTTGCCAAAAATCTTTTTGGCGAAGGCGAAGATTTTGATACCATTGTAGCAGACATGGCTGCTGATAATCCCGACCCCACCAGCATAGCCTTGCCCAAAAAAACACCCATATATATTACTTATGTTACCTGTTGGGCTGATGAAGGCGGCACATTGCAATACCGGCAGGATGTATACGGCCTGGATATCGTGTTATATGATCACCTGAAAAAATTCCTGAGCAAATAA
- a CDS encoding DinB family protein, translating to MDKVKLPEVWLRGPLNDVPVLLQPVAHALLQAREELNELMAYFPDLLLWNKVAGMASPGFHLQHLTGVLDRLFTYARGVGLSDDQLAYLAAEGKPAETISAVTLVEQFNLQVDKAVKQLANTNQSTLADVRGVGRAQVPSTVTGLYVHAAEHTMRHLGQLLVTVKVLKLGV from the coding sequence ATGGACAAAGTTAAACTACCAGAAGTTTGGTTACGCGGCCCTTTAAATGATGTCCCCGTGTTGCTTCAGCCCGTAGCTCATGCTTTATTGCAGGCCAGGGAAGAGCTGAATGAACTGATGGCCTATTTCCCGGACCTATTGTTGTGGAATAAAGTTGCGGGCATGGCATCGCCGGGTTTTCATTTACAGCATTTAACAGGCGTGCTCGACAGGCTTTTTACCTATGCAAGGGGTGTTGGACTATCCGACGATCAATTGGCCTATTTAGCCGCCGAGGGTAAGCCCGCCGAAACCATTAGTGCAGTCACATTAGTTGAGCAATTTAATTTGCAGGTTGATAAGGCTGTAAAGCAATTGGCCAATACCAATCAATCCACTCTCGCCGATGTACGAGGAGTAGGGCGTGCGCAAGTTCCATCAACTGTTACCGGCCTGTATGTGCACGCTGCGGAGCATACTATGCGCCATTTAGGCCAATTATTGGTTACTGTTAAGGTTTTGAAACTGGGGGTGTAA
- a CDS encoding glycosyl hydrolase, with amino-acid sequence MANAQDFKPVNKNASPEAVKLLSFLYQIKGKHILSGQQNYNSDLNMFSDSAYAITGKYPALWGSDFMMWGDKDLGQKLVYEAQKKWHDGYLVTIMWHQGRPTDDAPYDWKTSIQGKLTDAEWTELTTPNTPLNKRWLADIDKKAVYLKQLRDSHVPVLWRPYHEMNGVWFWWGDKKGKNGIQKLWKMMYDRYTNYHKLNNLIWVWGANGLRDIPKDEAYDYKLYYPGADYVDILGSDVYHFDYEQKDYNELLSLANGKIIVLGETGELPKAEVLAAQPQWAWFMVWTSWLWTDNTHDRVKEIYNLPQTLNHDEVKTMLQK; translated from the coding sequence ATGGCAAACGCACAGGATTTTAAGCCGGTAAACAAAAATGCCTCGCCCGAGGCCGTTAAGTTACTATCCTTTTTATATCAAATAAAAGGAAAACATATCCTGTCCGGTCAGCAAAATTATAATAGCGATTTGAATATGTTTTCTGATAGTGCTTACGCCATTACCGGAAAATATCCTGCACTGTGGGGATCGGATTTTATGATGTGGGGCGATAAGGACCTTGGGCAGAAGCTTGTATACGAGGCGCAAAAAAAATGGCACGATGGTTACCTGGTTACTATTATGTGGCACCAGGGCCGGCCAACTGATGATGCGCCGTATGATTGGAAAACAAGTATCCAGGGTAAGCTTACCGATGCCGAATGGACAGAATTGACTACACCAAATACGCCTTTAAATAAAAGATGGCTGGCAGATATAGATAAAAAGGCGGTTTACCTAAAACAGCTACGAGACTCACATGTACCGGTTTTGTGGCGACCCTACCACGAGATGAACGGCGTATGGTTTTGGTGGGGCGACAAAAAGGGTAAAAACGGTATCCAAAAGCTTTGGAAAATGATGTACGACAGGTATACCAATTATCATAAATTGAATAACCTGATATGGGTATGGGGGGCAAACGGTTTGCGCGATATCCCTAAAGATGAAGCATACGATTATAAATTATATTACCCCGGTGCCGATTATGTTGATATCCTGGGATCGGACGTTTATCACTTTGATTACGAACAAAAGGATTACAATGAGTTGCTAAGCCTGGCCAACGGAAAAATTATAGTACTTGGTGAAACCGGCGAACTGCCCAAAGCGGAAGTATTGGCAGCCCAGCCCCAATGGGCGTGGTTTATGGTGTGGACAAGCTGGCTGTGGACGGATAATACCCACGATAGGGTAAAGGAAATTTACAACCTGCCACAAACCCTTAACCACGATGAAGTAAAAACCATGTTGCAAAAATAA
- a CDS encoding nitroreductase family protein, which produces MDSNSFATIASIIKTRRSVKPVVMNGNKAPNGHVAALLELADWAPTHGFTEPWRFIVYEDPTMFCQIHADVYKQGVSAEEFNETVYTNLQHQGDKASHVIIAVMERGSLLKIPAFEEVAAVSSAIQNILLGATALSMASFWSTGGAILKPAFKDFLQLRDEDQVMGVLYLGYADQNPEGKRTIPLENKVKWVK; this is translated from the coding sequence ATGGATTCTAATTCTTTTGCCACTATTGCCAGTATTATAAAAACGCGCCGCTCGGTTAAACCGGTTGTGATGAACGGGAACAAAGCTCCAAATGGGCATGTTGCCGCACTGCTTGAACTTGCTGATTGGGCGCCAACACACGGCTTTACCGAACCGTGGCGCTTCATTGTATATGAAGACCCAACTATGTTTTGCCAGATACATGCTGACGTTTACAAGCAAGGGGTAAGCGCCGAAGAATTTAATGAAACGGTGTACACCAATTTGCAACACCAGGGCGATAAAGCGTCCCACGTTATTATCGCTGTTATGGAGAGGGGTAGCCTGCTAAAAATTCCCGCTTTTGAGGAGGTGGCCGCCGTTTCCAGCGCTATTCAAAATATCCTGCTCGGCGCTACAGCCTTAAGTATGGCATCATTTTGGAGCACGGGAGGCGCCATATTAAAACCGGCTTTTAAAGACTTTTTGCAGTTGCGGGATGAGGATCAGGTAATGGGCGTACTGTATTTGGGTTACGCTGATCAAAACCCTGAAGGAAAAAGAACCATTCCACTCGAAAATAAAGTTAAATGGGTTAAATAA
- a CDS encoding alpha-ketoacid dehydrogenase subunit alpha/beta codes for MPGTAIRATSKFDTAELSFDDFKKIVIEDYRIGYESRQASIIGRKEVLTGKAKFGIFGDGKEVAQLAMAKAFRAGDWRAGYYRDQTFMFATGMSNLREFFAQLYAHPDVEKDPASAGRQMNCHYATRFVNADGSWINQAETMNCSSDISTTGGHMPRLLGLAYASKLYRQNKELEYLKQFSVNGNEVAFGTIGNGATSEGVFFECFNAAGVLQVPMAISIWDDAYAISVPAKLQTTKEDISEILKGFQRENGSNGFEIFKVKGWDYIALCETYARAITLCREEHVPVLIHVTEMTQPQGHSTSGSHERYKSKDRLAWEDEHDCLLKMRQWMIASAISTEQELDELEAEAKKYVRDCQREAAGELVTLINAELEDAAKMIEQYAEGVSVKEQLTEIVAELRKSYDAGRKEIVSAVRKTLRATAKEASAERQLLVNWLNAEKVKANGRYNTKLFSDTPQSPLYVPVVPAVYSDNARSIDGREVLNACFDANFARDKTIVAFGEDVGAIGDVNQGFAGLQSKYGDLRITDTGIRETSIIGQGMGLAMRGLKPIAEIQYLDYLIYAITVICDDIGSLSYRTFGGQKAPLIIRTRGHRLEGIWHSGSPLGMILGSMRGFHICVPRNMTQAAGMYNTLLRGDEPALVIESLNGYRLKEKLPENVGEFTVPLGKAEIMREGTDVTVVSYGSTLRIVLEAAQELEKMGINIEVIDPQTLYPFDKENLCGTSLKKTNKLLVVDEDVPGAASAYIVQRIIEAQKGYYSLDSQPRTLTAKEHRPPYGSDGDYFSKPSLDDIVEAVYAIVSEANPAKFPPIY; via the coding sequence ATGCCTGGAACTGCAATTCGTGCCACCAGTAAATTTGATACCGCAGAGCTTAGTTTTGATGATTTTAAAAAGATCGTTATTGAAGATTATCGTATTGGTTATGAGAGCAGACAAGCCAGTATTATAGGCCGTAAAGAGGTATTAACGGGCAAGGCCAAGTTTGGTATTTTTGGCGATGGCAAAGAAGTTGCACAGCTGGCCATGGCCAAAGCATTCCGCGCCGGCGATTGGCGTGCAGGCTATTACCGCGACCAAACTTTTATGTTTGCCACGGGCATGAGCAACCTCAGGGAATTTTTTGCCCAGCTTTATGCCCACCCTGATGTAGAAAAAGATCCGGCCTCGGCTGGCCGTCAAATGAACTGCCACTACGCTACCCGTTTTGTTAATGCCGATGGCAGTTGGATAAACCAGGCCGAAACGATGAATTGCTCATCGGATATATCAACCACCGGTGGCCATATGCCGCGATTGCTGGGGCTGGCTTATGCTTCAAAACTATACCGCCAAAATAAGGAACTGGAATATCTCAAACAATTTTCGGTTAATGGTAACGAGGTTGCCTTTGGCACTATAGGCAATGGCGCCACATCCGAAGGTGTTTTTTTTGAATGCTTTAACGCCGCCGGCGTGTTGCAGGTACCCATGGCAATTTCTATTTGGGATGATGCTTATGCAATATCGGTTCCAGCTAAACTACAGACTACTAAAGAAGATATTTCTGAAATATTAAAAGGTTTTCAGCGCGAGAATGGTTCAAACGGCTTCGAGATTTTTAAGGTAAAAGGCTGGGATTATATAGCCCTTTGTGAAACCTATGCCCGTGCCATTACTTTATGCCGTGAGGAGCATGTTCCGGTGCTTATCCACGTTACCGAGATGACCCAGCCACAAGGCCACTCAACCTCGGGTTCACATGAACGATATAAATCAAAAGACCGCCTGGCTTGGGAAGATGAGCACGATTGCTTGCTGAAAATGCGCCAATGGATGATTGCTTCGGCCATTTCAACCGAACAAGAACTGGATGAATTAGAAGCAGAGGCGAAAAAATATGTACGCGACTGCCAACGCGAAGCAGCAGGAGAGTTAGTAACCTTGATTAATGCCGAATTGGAAGATGCTGCCAAAATGATTGAGCAATACGCCGAAGGTGTTTCGGTAAAAGAACAATTGACAGAGATAGTGGCCGAATTGCGCAAAAGCTATGATGCAGGCCGTAAGGAAATTGTTTCGGCCGTGAGAAAAACTTTGAGGGCTACGGCAAAAGAAGCCTCGGCGGAAAGGCAATTGCTGGTAAATTGGTTAAATGCCGAAAAAGTAAAAGCCAATGGGCGGTATAACACAAAGCTGTTTTCTGATACGCCACAATCGCCTCTTTATGTGCCTGTTGTGCCTGCTGTCTATAGCGATAACGCGCGCTCTATAGATGGACGCGAAGTTTTGAATGCCTGCTTTGATGCCAATTTTGCCAGGGATAAAACCATTGTGGCATTTGGCGAAGACGTAGGCGCCATAGGAGATGTAAACCAGGGATTTGCAGGCCTGCAAAGTAAGTACGGCGATTTACGAATAACCGATACCGGTATCCGTGAAACCTCTATCATTGGCCAGGGTATGGGCTTGGCCATGCGCGGATTAAAACCAATTGCCGAGATTCAATACCTTGATTACCTGATATACGCGATCACTGTTATCTGCGACGATATTGGCAGCCTTAGTTATCGTACTTTCGGCGGGCAAAAAGCGCCGCTGATTATACGCACCCGCGGACACCGCCTGGAAGGTATCTGGCATTCGGGCTCGCCCCTGGGGATGATATTGGGATCGATGCGCGGGTTTCATATTTGCGTGCCCCGGAATATGACACAGGCGGCAGGGATGTACAACACGCTGTTGCGCGGCGATGAACCTGCATTGGTTATCGAAAGCCTAAACGGCTATCGCCTGAAAGAAAAACTTCCTGAAAATGTTGGCGAGTTTACCGTGCCGCTTGGCAAAGCCGAAATTATGAGGGAAGGTACCGATGTTACCGTAGTATCGTATGGCTCAACCTTGCGCATTGTTTTAGAAGCCGCCCAGGAGCTGGAAAAAATGGGTATCAATATTGAGGTTATCGACCCACAAACTTTATATCCGTTTGACAAGGAGAACCTTTGCGGTACATCATTAAAAAAAACAAATAAACTACTGGTTGTTGATGAGGACGTACCTGGCGCCGCATCAGCTTATATTGTTCAGCGGATAATTGAAGCCCAGAAGGGTTATTACTCGTTAGATAGCCAGCCGCGCACATTGACTGCGAAAGAGCACCGGCCGCCATATGGTTCAGACGGCGACTACTTTAGCAAACCATCCCTTGATGATATTGTTGAAGCTGTTTACGCCATTGTAAGTGAGGCAAACCCGGCTAAATTTCCGCCGATATATTAA